The genomic DNA CTTTTGCAATAGCTTCTCTGGGCTTTAACCTATTACTAGGCTATACAGGGTTATTATCCTTTGGCCATGCTTCTTTCTTCGCTATTGGTGCATATACGGTAGCATTGATCGCGCGATATATGCCAAGGATCTATTCTTTAGAAATAGTAATACCTATAGCTCTCGGAGTTAGCGCTTTATCTGCAGCCCTCATCGGGGCTATATGCATTAGACATACCGAAGCTCACTTCTCGATCCTAATGTTGGCAATATCTATGATTATATACTCGCTTATATTCAAATTCTACAACATTACAAGAGGCTCTGATGGGCTTCCAGTACCAATACCAAAGATGCTCGGGTTATCACTATCAGAGATGCCAAGATCCGAGTACATAACAAGTATATTTTACTATATATTGATTAGTATATTTATCGCTTCTACATTCATAATGTACCTTATAGTCTCCTCACCTTTTGGCAAGGCTTTGCAGGCAATAAGAGATAATCCAGGCAGAGCTTATTTAATTGGAATAAATGTAAAGCTCTATAGGTATTACTCATTCATACTGTCTGGTATATACACCGGACTTGCTGGGGCTTTATGGAGTATAGTTAATGGATATACAAGTCCTGAAATAGCTCATTGGACCTTTTCAGGGGAGATAGCCTTTATGACTCTACTTGGCGGCTATACGTTATTTATAGGACCTATATTAGGTGCCATAATATATACTTTTTTAAAACTCTATGCTGTAATATATACACCATATTGGCTATTCACGACTGGAGTAGCTATTACAGCATTCTCACTATTGTTACCTAGGGGTATAGGAGGGGGTATCATGGACATATATAAAATAATGATATATAATAAGGAGGAGAAGAGAAAAGTGGTGGAGAAATATGTCCGAAAATGAAAAAACTTTGCTTAGAGTTATAGATATAAAGAAGTATTTTAATGGTATTAGAGCAGTTGATGGTATAAGTTTTACATTAGAACATAATGAAATCTTAGCTATAATTGGACCTAACGGGGCTGGTAAAACAACCCTTATAAATCTTATTAGCGGCTATATAATGCCAGATAGCGGAAAGATCGAATACCTTGGCAGAGATATTACCTATTTTCCATCATATAAAAGACTAGAGCTAGGGATTGCTAGAAGCTTTCAAATAGTTAGCGTATTTGATCAAATGTCGGTTATAGATAATATAAAAATAGCTATACTTTCATCGAGAAAAATGATCCGCGATATGATAGTTCCGGTAGATCTTTACATAGATATTGAAGAAGAAGCGATAAAAATCCTGAATATCTTTGGCCTATCACACAAAATAACATCCACACCTAAAGAGTTATCCGAAGGTGAAAGGAAGCTTCTTGATATAGCCATAGCCTATGCTACCAGACCAAGGCTATTGCTAATGGACGAGCCGACATCAGGCGTTGCTACGAAAGATAAGTTCAAGATTATGGATACCATCATAG from Sulfolobales archaeon includes the following:
- a CDS encoding ABC transporter ATP-binding protein, with amino-acid sequence MSENEKTLLRVIDIKKYFNGIRAVDGISFTLEHNEILAIIGPNGAGKTTLINLISGYIMPDSGKIEYLGRDITYFPSYKRLELGIARSFQIVSVFDQMSVIDNIKIAILSSRKMIRDMIVPVDLYIDIEEEAIKILNIFGLSHKITSTPKELSEGERKLLDIAIAYATRPRLLLMDEPTSGVATKDKFKIMDTIIGVIKASKLSSIIVEHDLDIVSSYADRVLVLSEGKALAIGKPSEILESPIVKKTLLGGI
- a CDS encoding branched-chain amino acid ABC transporter permease, whose protein sequence is MIFVIFTALLTVLPYLLPDYYIIVLSYALSFAIASLGFNLLLGYTGLLSFGHASFFAIGAYTVALIARYMPRIYSLEIVIPIALGVSALSAALIGAICIRHTEAHFSILMLAISMIIYSLIFKFYNITRGSDGLPVPIPKMLGLSLSEMPRSEYITSIFYYILISIFIASTFIMYLIVSSPFGKALQAIRDNPGRAYLIGINVKLYRYYSFILSGIYTGLAGALWSIVNGYTSPEIAHWTFSGEIAFMTLLGGYTLFIGPILGAIIYTFLKLYAVIYTPYWLFTTGVAITAFSLLLPRGIGGGIMDIYKIMIYNKEEKRKVVEKYVRK